One Deltaproteobacteria bacterium DNA segment encodes these proteins:
- a CDS encoding chlorite dismutase family protein: MATPLVPSVGWPVSHWFYRIDRLRWRGLDGDARRAAIDEARAWVARVETEEGMQLVPLAMIGKADLGFVAVHPDLWRHQQLAQELAATALGACLAPVYSFLSLSEVSEYLSTDADWSRVLIDDQQVDPTSPDFASKMATFRKRMTHYVEARLHPKLPDNFPIVCFYPMAKARGEKHNWYALPFEHRKKLMQGHGESGRKYASRLTQLITTATGVDDWEWGVTLFAGDLKAVRDVVYEMRFDEGSAIYGVFGPFYVGIRFASDELASVLRL; encoded by the coding sequence ATGGCCACTCCTCTCGTTCCATCCGTCGGCTGGCCCGTGTCGCACTGGTTCTATCGGATCGATCGCCTGCGTTGGCGCGGCCTCGACGGCGACGCGCGGCGCGCGGCGATCGACGAAGCGCGCGCGTGGGTGGCGCGGGTGGAGACCGAGGAGGGGATGCAGCTCGTCCCGCTCGCGATGATCGGCAAGGCCGACCTCGGCTTCGTGGCGGTCCATCCCGATCTCTGGCGCCATCAGCAGCTCGCCCAGGAGCTTGCCGCGACCGCGCTCGGGGCCTGCCTCGCGCCGGTGTACTCCTTCCTCTCGCTGTCGGAGGTGAGCGAGTACCTCAGCACCGACGCCGACTGGTCGCGCGTCCTGATCGACGATCAGCAGGTCGATCCGACGTCGCCCGACTTCGCGAGCAAGATGGCGACGTTCCGCAAGCGTATGACCCACTACGTCGAGGCTCGTCTGCACCCGAAGCTCCCCGACAACTTCCCGATCGTCTGCTTCTACCCGATGGCGAAGGCGCGCGGCGAGAAGCACAACTGGTACGCGCTGCCGTTCGAACACCGCAAGAAGCTGATGCAGGGGCACGGCGAGTCCGGTCGGAAGTACGCGAGCCGGCTGACCCAGCTCATCACGACCGCGACCGGCGTCGACGACTGGGAATGGGGCGTCACGCTCTTCGCGGGCGACCTGAAGGCGGTGCGCGACGTCGTCTACGAGATGCGGTTCGACGAGGGCAGCGCGATCTACGGCGTCTTCGGCCCGTTCTACGTCGGCATCCGCTTCGCCTCCGACGAACTCGCGTCGGTCCTGCGGCTGTAG
- a CDS encoding HNH nuclease family protein, whose translation MATRSFRPRQRRRPGTAAPGGAGTGKLDALVAEAKAARAARAHGYRERSLALHGWICARCAREFEAESLHLLTVHHKDGNHERNPPDGSNWENLCLYCHEAEHTTHTLGDYLTGRDRGR comes from the coding sequence ATGGCGACGCGTTCGTTCCGTCCGCGGCAGCGGCGTCGCCCCGGGACCGCCGCGCCGGGAGGCGCTGGGACGGGGAAGCTCGACGCGCTCGTGGCGGAGGCGAAGGCGGCACGCGCCGCTCGCGCCCACGGCTATCGCGAGCGCTCGCTCGCGCTCCACGGCTGGATCTGCGCGCGCTGCGCGCGCGAGTTCGAAGCCGAGAGTCTCCACCTCCTGACCGTCCACCACAAGGACGGAAACCACGAGCGCAACCCTCCCGACGGCAGCAACTGGGAGAATCTGTGCCTCTACTGCCACGAAGCCGAGCACACGACGCACACGCTCGGCGATTATCTCACCGGCCGCGATCGCGGCCGGTGA
- a CDS encoding superoxide dismutase family protein, protein MHRFILLAVAISVAACSKTPTTATATFEPKSGTQVTGTATFDEAEGSTTITISAKALTPGKKHAIAVHEKGDCTGSNAAAVGHRLQPGGDHDAGLLGEITPGADGMGTLKVSSTKLTVKPGDASVIGKSIVISSDPPNPGSLVTFGIISCGVIEAAK, encoded by the coding sequence ATGCATCGTTTCATTCTGCTCGCCGTCGCCATCTCCGTCGCCGCTTGCTCGAAGACGCCGACCACCGCGACGGCCACCTTCGAACCCAAGAGCGGCACACAGGTGACCGGCACCGCCACCTTCGACGAGGCCGAAGGCTCGACGACCATCACCATCTCGGCGAAAGCCCTGACTCCCGGGAAGAAGCACGCGATCGCCGTCCACGAGAAGGGCGATTGCACGGGGTCCAACGCGGCCGCCGTCGGGCACCGGCTTCAGCCGGGCGGCGACCACGACGCCGGCCTCCTCGGCGAGATCACGCCCGGCGCGGACGGCATGGGCACGCTCAAGGTCTCGTCGACCAAACTGACCGTCAAGCCCGGCGACGCCTCGGTCATCGGCAAGTCGATCGTCATCAGCAGCGACCCGCCGAATCCGGGCTCGCTCGTGACCTTCGGCATCATCTCCTGCGGCGTCATCGAAGCCGCGAAGTAA
- a CDS encoding DUF1722 domain-containing protein produces MSSGSPPDNDRLRLGVSTCLLGEQVRFDGGHKHDRFLTDVLGRYVEWVPVCPELEVGMGVPREAVRLAGDVEAPRMVGVRTTRDHTRAMRRFAAARVRQLAGLGLHGYVCKRASPSCGMERVRVYGGRGAPSRRGRGLFTAAFVEALPLVPIEEEGRLGDPVLRETFIERVFAYRRWQALAASPTRAALTAFHAVHEHQLLAHSPMHYRALDRLVGERKRRRPGALVASYGAAFMAALAVPATTTKQVHVLRRLAGFCREHLDAADRRALARAIDEYRRFLAPLVVPLTLLRHHVEKHGVASLQGQTYLEPHPEELMLRNHV; encoded by the coding sequence ATGTCATCCGGATCGCCCCCAGACAACGATCGGCTGCGGCTCGGGGTCAGCACCTGCCTGCTCGGCGAGCAGGTGCGGTTCGACGGCGGCCACAAGCACGACCGCTTCCTGACCGACGTGCTCGGGCGCTACGTCGAGTGGGTGCCCGTCTGCCCCGAGCTCGAGGTGGGCATGGGGGTGCCGCGCGAGGCCGTCCGCCTCGCAGGGGACGTGGAGGCGCCCCGCATGGTCGGCGTGCGCACGACGCGGGACCACACGCGCGCCATGCGGCGCTTCGCGGCTGCCCGCGTGCGCCAGCTCGCCGGGCTCGGCCTGCACGGCTACGTCTGCAAGCGAGCCTCGCCGAGCTGCGGCATGGAGCGCGTCCGGGTCTACGGCGGGCGCGGCGCGCCCTCGCGCCGGGGACGCGGCCTCTTCACGGCCGCGTTCGTGGAGGCGCTGCCGCTCGTGCCGATCGAGGAGGAGGGCCGCCTCGGCGACCCCGTGCTCCGCGAGACGTTCATCGAGCGCGTCTTCGCGTACCGGCGTTGGCAGGCGCTCGCGGCGTCGCCGACCCGCGCGGCGCTCACGGCGTTCCATGCCGTCCACGAGCACCAGCTCCTGGCGCACAGCCCGATGCACTATCGGGCGCTCGATCGGTTGGTCGGGGAACGGAAGCGCCGGCGGCCGGGGGCGCTTGTCGCGTCCTACGGAGCCGCGTTCATGGCAGCGCTCGCCGTCCCCGCGACGACCACCAAGCAGGTGCACGTGCTCCGGCGCCTGGCCGGGTTCTGCCGCGAGCATCTCGACGCCGCCGATCGCCGCGCGCTCGCGAGGGCGATCGACGAGTATCGCCGGTTCCTGGCGCCGCTCGTGGTGCCGCTCACCCTGCTGCGCCATCACGTCGAGAAGCACGGGGTGGCCTCCCTGCAGGGGCAGACCTACCTCGAGCCGCACCCGGAGGAGCTGATGCTCCGGAACCACGTCTGA
- a CDS encoding tetratricopeptide repeat protein, whose product MSAPRRRAAPAAGPPTPPAAPVWRRAPTPAVASLLVFALAVVAFANTFGHGFVWDDTVLLDQKVRFYAGWLDAWREPPGLPNMRMYRPLELMTLWIDHRLWTTSTGFHVTQVLLHAVNGVLVLRLAGVLGVAPWAALAAAALFAVHPVQVESVAWLTCRADVLTGTFAMLAVLAFLRGQATPAWWVAPAVAAASFLATAAKETGSVTPALLVAALAVVPRPEAPIAGRLRRAWPALAASLVGVVLCQALRPPDVTTGIGRHALRWQDLVNLAGAFGYQIGRVVAPVEFAPYVPTTPTDAGHLALAALGALGIAALVLHPCRDGVRRLGALWFVIAVAPAVAVVLADFSVTPVAERRLYLGMVGVALLVASGLHGHRALAAATPAVAVVLTALFATTVARNRHWRDQLTLWSAVTAGAPHDALPYMNLGLALAAAGRATEAEAAYRHALELHPGEITRQRTCINLGLVLVERGADAEAEDLFTRANEIGGHAIAYRGLAMIARRRGQAARRAGDLAGAERELDRALDAVQRALAINPRYPQGHATLAGILYDAGRYREAHAQYQRAAALAGDDAVGRDATENARQLGDWLAAHPEAR is encoded by the coding sequence ATGAGCGCCCCGCGCCGGCGCGCGGCGCCGGCTGCCGGGCCACCGACGCCCCCCGCCGCGCCCGTGTGGCGCCGGGCCCCGACCCCGGCGGTCGCGAGCCTTCTCGTCTTCGCGCTCGCGGTCGTGGCCTTCGCCAACACCTTCGGACACGGCTTCGTCTGGGACGACACGGTGCTCCTCGACCAGAAGGTGCGCTTCTACGCCGGCTGGCTCGACGCCTGGCGCGAGCCTCCCGGGCTCCCGAACATGCGCATGTACCGCCCGCTCGAGCTCATGACGCTGTGGATCGACCACCGCCTGTGGACCACGAGCACCGGCTTCCACGTCACGCAGGTGCTGCTCCATGCGGTGAACGGCGTCCTCGTGCTCCGCCTCGCGGGCGTCCTCGGCGTAGCGCCCTGGGCGGCGCTCGCGGCGGCCGCGCTCTTCGCCGTCCATCCCGTCCAGGTCGAGTCGGTCGCCTGGCTCACGTGCCGCGCCGACGTGCTGACCGGCACCTTCGCGATGCTCGCCGTACTCGCCTTCCTGCGCGGCCAGGCGACGCCCGCATGGTGGGTCGCGCCGGCCGTCGCGGCGGCGTCCTTCCTCGCGACCGCCGCCAAGGAGACCGGCAGCGTGACGCCCGCGCTCCTCGTCGCCGCGCTCGCCGTCGTCCCGCGCCCGGAGGCGCCGATCGCGGGACGACTCCGGCGCGCGTGGCCCGCGCTCGCCGCGAGCCTCGTCGGGGTCGTGCTCTGTCAAGCCCTCCGTCCTCCCGACGTCACGACCGGCATCGGCCGGCACGCCCTCCGCTGGCAGGATCTCGTGAACCTCGCCGGGGCCTTCGGCTACCAGATCGGCCGCGTCGTGGCCCCGGTCGAGTTCGCGCCTTACGTCCCGACCACGCCCACCGACGCGGGCCACCTCGCGCTCGCCGCCCTCGGCGCCCTCGGGATCGCCGCGCTCGTCCTGCACCCGTGCCGCGACGGCGTCCGACGGCTCGGTGCCCTCTGGTTCGTGATCGCGGTCGCGCCGGCGGTCGCCGTCGTGCTCGCGGACTTCTCCGTCACCCCGGTCGCCGAACGCCGCCTCTATCTCGGCATGGTCGGCGTCGCGCTCCTGGTGGCGAGCGGGCTCCACGGGCACCGCGCGCTCGCGGCCGCGACGCCCGCCGTCGCGGTCGTGCTGACCGCGCTCTTCGCCACGACCGTGGCTCGCAACCGCCACTGGCGCGACCAGCTCACGCTCTGGTCGGCGGTGACGGCCGGAGCGCCCCACGACGCGCTCCCCTACATGAACCTCGGCCTCGCGCTCGCCGCCGCCGGCCGCGCGACCGAGGCCGAGGCCGCCTACCGGCACGCGCTCGAGCTCCACCCGGGCGAGATCACCCGCCAGCGCACGTGCATCAACCTCGGGCTCGTCCTCGTCGAGCGTGGCGCCGACGCCGAGGCCGAGGATCTCTTCACGCGCGCGAACGAGATCGGCGGGCACGCGATCGCCTACCGCGGGCTCGCCATGATCGCGCGCCGCCGCGGGCAGGCCGCCCGCCGCGCCGGCGACCTCGCGGGCGCCGAGCGGGAGCTCGACCGCGCCCTCGACGCGGTGCAGCGGGCCCTCGCCATCAACCCGCGCTACCCGCAGGGCCACGCCACGCTCGCGGGGATCCTGTACGACGCGGGCCGATACCGCGAGGCCCACGCGCAGTATCAGCGCGCCGCCGCGCTCGCGGGCGACGACGCCGTCGGACGCGACGCGACTGAAAACGCCCGCCAGCTCGGCGACTGGCTGGCGGCCCACCCCGAGGCGCGCTGA